In Halosegnis marinus, one genomic interval encodes:
- a CDS encoding vWA domain-containing protein, with translation MQQDNAHLYNLSRRKVLAGLGAVGLASAGAGLGTSALFSDEEEFTNNTLVAGSFDLKVDWQQTYYGPNGLEYVNAYPDALTYEYEPVPFSRGEQIDRIVFDADEPVLAGTNPNQPDGIQDYVPDFGVFLLDYAAENPGVNLGTSAGLRQATNAYKAAYFADVPADLDGGLIQLDDVKPGDWGEVTFSLHLFDNPGYLRLLTENVTSAENGQTEPEVGDEGEDTDGLGELADATDVRVWYDDGDNIYEPNDGEPRDVMVVLDRSGSMVEADASIRGATGQTNYEPGKLEAAKAGAIALVESLAECPDTNIGFVTFGNDGEVVSPLGTAPATIVAAIEAIEIGPERPGPRDQGTNMQDGIAEARDELATNGQSGAAANIVLLGDGLASRESRSDTNDAVLAAGLEAGEAKGEGTTVYTVQYDLAPSSPNNLGDILEARDLMRTMASADPDTNSQLTFGSVQGNVVGVFQRIALYICGDVLLFEGTLADFVAATEEGVVLDAAPMIDADPARFEACSDYYLGFEWSVPLDTDNSIQSDSFGFDVVFEGEQARHNDTPFAESD, from the coding sequence ATGCAGCAAGACAACGCACACCTGTACAACCTCTCGCGGCGCAAGGTGCTCGCCGGCCTCGGGGCCGTCGGCCTCGCGTCCGCGGGTGCCGGTCTCGGAACGAGCGCGCTCTTCTCCGACGAGGAGGAGTTCACGAACAACACGCTGGTCGCGGGCAGCTTCGACCTGAAGGTCGACTGGCAGCAGACCTACTACGGCCCGAACGGGCTGGAGTACGTCAACGCGTACCCGGACGCGCTGACCTACGAGTACGAGCCGGTGCCGTTCAGCCGCGGCGAGCAGATCGACCGCATCGTCTTCGACGCGGACGAGCCCGTCCTCGCCGGGACGAACCCGAACCAGCCCGACGGTATCCAGGACTACGTCCCCGACTTCGGCGTCTTCCTACTCGATTACGCCGCCGAGAACCCCGGCGTCAATCTCGGCACGAGCGCGGGGCTGCGCCAGGCGACGAACGCGTACAAGGCGGCCTACTTCGCGGACGTTCCGGCGGACCTCGACGGCGGGCTCATCCAGCTCGACGACGTCAAGCCCGGCGACTGGGGGGAGGTCACCTTCTCGCTCCACCTGTTCGACAACCCCGGCTACCTCCGGCTGCTGACCGAGAACGTCACGTCGGCCGAGAACGGCCAGACGGAGCCCGAGGTCGGCGACGAGGGCGAGGACACGGACGGCCTCGGCGAGCTCGCCGACGCGACCGACGTCCGCGTCTGGTACGACGACGGCGACAACATTTACGAGCCGAACGACGGCGAGCCGCGCGACGTGATGGTCGTGCTCGACCGCTCGGGCTCGATGGTCGAGGCCGACGCCTCGATCCGGGGCGCGACCGGCCAGACCAACTACGAGCCGGGCAAGCTCGAGGCCGCGAAGGCCGGCGCGATCGCGCTCGTGGAGTCGCTGGCCGAGTGCCCGGACACGAACATCGGCTTCGTCACCTTCGGGAACGACGGCGAGGTCGTCTCGCCGCTGGGGACCGCTCCCGCGACCATCGTCGCGGCCATCGAGGCCATCGAGATCGGCCCCGAGCGCCCGGGGCCCAGAGACCAGGGGACGAACATGCAGGACGGCATCGCGGAAGCGCGCGACGAACTCGCCACGAACGGCCAGTCGGGCGCGGCCGCGAACATCGTCCTGTTGGGCGACGGGCTCGCGAGCCGCGAGAGCCGGAGCGACACCAACGACGCGGTGCTCGCCGCCGGCCTGGAGGCGGGCGAGGCGAAGGGTGAAGGGACGACCGTCTACACGGTCCAGTACGACCTCGCGCCGTCGAGCCCGAACAACCTCGGTGACATCCTGGAGGCCCGCGACCTGATGCGCACGATGGCGTCCGCGGATCCGGACACGAACAGCCAGCTGACGTTCGGCAGCGTGCAGGGCAACGTCGTCGGCGTGTTCCAGCGCATCGCGCTGTACATCTGCGGCGACGTGCTCCTGTTCGAGGGGACGCTCGCGGACTTCGTCGCGGCGACGGAGGAGGGGGTCGTCCTCGACGCCGCGCCGATGATCGACGCCGACCCGGCCCGCTTCGAGGCGTGTTCGGACTACTACCTCGGCTTCGAGTGGTCCGTACCGCTCGACACGGACAACAGCATCCAGTCCGACTCGTTCGGCTTCGACGTCGTCTTCGAGGGCGAACAGGCGCGGCACAACGACACGCCGTTCGCCGAGTCCGACTGA
- a CDS encoding response regulator transcription factor, which yields MSEPMAAEPTDDEAAVVLAVDDEPNVTEAFALWLDDYTVRTAGSGAEALDRLDGVDVVLLDRRMPELSGHEVLETIRDRGYEMPVVMVTGVTPETDIADMPFDDYLEKPVTGDELTATVESVLRRRAYDRHVGELFSTLRKIEVLRANHSETALETNAEFQDLLETRDRLRREADEQLTALSDEERDALIRDF from the coding sequence ATGTCGGAGCCCATGGCGGCGGAGCCGACCGACGACGAGGCGGCGGTCGTCCTCGCCGTCGACGACGAGCCGAACGTGACGGAGGCGTTCGCCCTCTGGCTCGACGACTACACGGTTCGGACCGCCGGCTCCGGCGCCGAGGCGCTCGACCGACTCGACGGGGTGGACGTCGTCCTGCTCGACCGTCGCATGCCCGAGCTGAGCGGCCACGAGGTGCTCGAAACGATACGCGACCGCGGCTACGAGATGCCCGTCGTGATGGTGACGGGCGTGACGCCCGAGACGGACATCGCGGACATGCCGTTCGACGACTACCTCGAGAAGCCGGTCACGGGCGACGAACTCACGGCCACGGTCGAGAGTGTCCTGCGGCGGCGGGCGTACGACCGACACGTCGGCGAGCTGTTCTCGACGCTCCGGAAGATCGAGGTGCTCCGTGCGAACCACAGCGAGACGGCGTTGGAGACGAACGCGGAGTTCCAGGACCTGCTCGAAACGCGCGATCGCCTGCGGCGGGAGGCCGACGAGCAGCTCACGGCGCTCTCCGACGAGGAACGGGACGCACTGATACGGGACTTCTGA
- a CDS encoding response regulator, whose amino-acid sequence MNTEHRQTVLLVDDNQQALESYRLAIDDSYDTRTATGGEAALDQLDDDVDIVLLDRMMPRMHGDKVLEVIRERGVECKVAMVTAVDPDEDIVDMPFDAYLTKPVTPADLTEVVDRLGEVAQHDSITQELFALGQKRAALEAELTPAQREESSEYADLVERFETLSEQADTAVDGMGAATFERVLQDIEQSPVDG is encoded by the coding sequence ATGAACACTGAGCACCGGCAGACGGTCCTGCTCGTCGATGACAACCAACAGGCTTTGGAGAGCTATCGGCTCGCCATTGACGACAGCTACGACACCCGAACGGCCACGGGGGGCGAGGCGGCGCTTGACCAGCTCGACGACGATGTCGACATCGTCCTGCTCGACCGGATGATGCCGCGGATGCATGGGGACAAAGTGCTCGAAGTCATCCGCGAGCGGGGCGTCGAGTGTAAAGTGGCGATGGTGACCGCCGTTGACCCCGACGAAGACATCGTCGACATGCCGTTCGACGCGTATCTCACGAAGCCGGTCACGCCCGCGGACCTGACCGAGGTGGTCGACCGGCTGGGCGAGGTCGCACAACACGATAGCATCACACAGGAGCTGTTCGCGCTCGGGCAGAAACGAGCGGCGCTCGAGGCCGAACTCACCCCGGCACAACGCGAGGAGAGCAGCGAGTACGCCGACCTCGTCGAGCGGTTCGAAACGCTGTCCGAACAGGCCGACACCGCGGTCGACGGGATGGGTGCGGCCACCTTCGAGCGCGTACTGCAGGACATCGAACAGAGCCCTGTCGACGGCTGA
- a CDS encoding GDP-L-fucose synthase family protein, producing the protein MTYDYWTDKTVMVTGGAGFLGSHFVEELRHRNDAVEIFVPRSDEYDLRNRDEIQRAFEDSGADTVIHLAATVGGIGANAANPGRYFYDNAIMGVELLEQARQYGVDKFSILGTICAYPKHTEVPFSEEDLFDGYPEETNAPYGIAKKALLTQSKAYREQWGFNSIYLLPVNLYGPRDDFDLETSHVIPAIIRKCIEARERGDDTITAWGTGEPTREFLYVEDAADGILDATERYDSSDPVNLGSGEEISIRGLVNMIAEMTDFGGDIEWDTSKPDGQPRRKLDTSRAKTRFDWEASTRFREGLKETIEWYEANRDDLHE; encoded by the coding sequence ATGACATACGATTATTGGACAGACAAGACAGTCATGGTTACCGGGGGCGCGGGCTTCCTCGGGAGCCATTTCGTCGAGGAGTTGCGACATCGGAACGACGCGGTCGAAATCTTCGTGCCGCGGAGCGACGAGTACGATCTCCGTAACCGCGATGAAATCCAACGAGCGTTCGAGGATTCCGGCGCTGATACCGTCATCCATCTCGCAGCAACCGTTGGCGGCATCGGCGCGAACGCGGCCAACCCCGGGCGCTACTTTTATGATAACGCTATCATGGGCGTTGAGCTCCTTGAACAGGCCCGGCAGTACGGCGTCGACAAGTTCAGCATCCTCGGGACGATCTGCGCGTATCCGAAACACACGGAGGTCCCGTTCTCCGAAGAAGACCTGTTCGACGGGTATCCAGAGGAGACGAACGCGCCGTACGGAATCGCGAAGAAAGCGCTGCTCACCCAATCGAAGGCCTATCGAGAACAGTGGGGGTTCAACAGTATCTATTTGCTTCCGGTGAACCTGTACGGACCGCGTGATGACTTCGACCTCGAAACATCTCACGTCATTCCCGCAATCATCCGGAAGTGCATTGAGGCACGCGAGCGCGGTGATGATACCATCACAGCGTGGGGCACCGGAGAACCCACCCGTGAATTCCTCTACGTGGAAGACGCAGCTGACGGAATTCTCGACGCAACCGAGCGATATGACTCGTCTGATCCAGTGAACCTCGGCAGCGGTGAGGAGATATCGATTCGCGGGCTCGTCAACATGATCGCCGAGATGACCGACTTCGGCGGCGACATCGAGTGGGACACCTCCAAGCCGGACGGGCAACCGCGCCGGAAACTCGACACGTCACGGGCGAAAACACGGTTTGATTGGGAGGCCTCCACCCGGTTCCGTGAGGGGCTCAAGGAGACAATCGAGTGGTACGAAGCGAACCGGGACGACCTACACGAATAG
- a CDS encoding DICT sensory domain-containing protein, with protein MATVLDRIESFLDVPATDRSLVVVDADGSTPLSRLLETAFEAQSVSVTTDVATPGLDASVLLLDGNEVVATSPLDSLVNGYLLVNSDNYRTGVMGLDEYEAPAVLRALSETRFRLRGYPASNKEKLLLVVLSRFIERQALAADDGTLHASFQRLSRLDDEHGTRRVYSRLGESGVETHIYGVPDHSDPPDGLHVHAGTTPPYRRTWFVVYRSGSADETSALVSLERADNEWDGLWTFDGERVATAAGILDDLD; from the coding sequence ATGGCGACCGTTCTCGACCGAATCGAGTCGTTTCTCGACGTGCCGGCGACGGACCGCTCGCTCGTCGTCGTCGATGCCGACGGCTCGACGCCGCTGTCGCGACTGCTCGAAACCGCCTTCGAGGCGCAGTCCGTCAGCGTGACGACCGACGTCGCGACGCCCGGCCTCGACGCGAGCGTGCTCCTGCTCGACGGGAACGAGGTCGTCGCCACCTCGCCGCTCGATTCGCTGGTGAACGGCTACCTCCTCGTCAACAGCGACAACTACCGGACGGGCGTGATGGGCCTCGACGAGTACGAGGCGCCGGCCGTGTTGCGTGCCCTCTCGGAGACGAGGTTCCGGCTGCGCGGCTACCCCGCCTCGAACAAGGAGAAGCTCCTGCTCGTCGTGCTGTCGCGGTTCATCGAGCGGCAGGCGCTCGCGGCGGACGACGGGACGCTCCACGCGTCGTTCCAGCGGCTCTCGCGGCTCGACGACGAACACGGAACGCGACGGGTGTATTCGCGCCTCGGCGAAAGCGGCGTCGAGACGCATATCTACGGCGTTCCGGACCACTCCGACCCGCCGGACGGACTCCACGTCCACGCGGGCACGACCCCTCCGTACCGGCGGACCTGGTTCGTCGTGTACCGGTCCGGGAGCGCGGACGAGACGTCGGCGCTCGTCTCGCTCGAACGCGCGGACAACGAGTGGGACGGCCTGTGGACGTTCGACGGCGAGCGCGTCGCCACCGCCGCCGGCATTCTCGACGACCTGGATTGA
- a CDS encoding Cdc6/Cdc18 family protein → MTDYDDLFAETAPDGSVFAEKRALDPLRPPETIRGRDEHQHAIAELLNGVTEGYLPPTVTIHGPPGTGKTVTTRRVCQEFAARHDDVAVEYVNLKECRSLFSAAREIHLELTGETVGAYEGLDGAFAGIWAALDEYPEWTVLLLDEIDHIKQDANYDPSEFLYRLLRGEGKLKRDIQLSAWLISNELLEVDLRLDSRVESAMSDEAVFFGPYQHSDLERVVGPQLDAAFRDETLPAAVREYGISEAARRWGDARKTLRLFRRAGEAATERELPAVTRECIDANLEATDAEDVKQKLLNLPFNHFMVIASTTLGKDEDTGEIYQPVTTNQIAMRMQSDDLPEDVHLSDRAIREVIRDLLTMGLVETWIESRGRDGRVKQIETTFDPQWIRDILGRYLQNTPHLELETLLNDK, encoded by the coding sequence ATGACCGACTACGACGACCTCTTCGCGGAGACGGCGCCTGACGGCAGTGTCTTCGCCGAGAAACGAGCGCTAGACCCGTTACGGCCGCCTGAAACGATTCGAGGCCGCGACGAACACCAACACGCGATCGCCGAACTCCTCAATGGCGTGACGGAGGGGTATCTGCCCCCGACGGTCACGATCCACGGCCCGCCGGGGACCGGTAAGACGGTGACGACACGGCGGGTGTGTCAGGAGTTTGCGGCTCGCCACGACGATGTCGCGGTTGAGTACGTGAATCTCAAGGAGTGTCGGTCGCTGTTTAGTGCCGCCCGCGAGATTCATCTTGAACTGACGGGTGAAACCGTTGGAGCGTACGAGGGGCTGGATGGAGCGTTCGCTGGTATCTGGGCCGCGTTGGACGAGTATCCCGAGTGGACGGTGCTGCTCCTCGACGAGATCGACCACATCAAACAGGATGCGAACTACGATCCCTCGGAGTTCCTCTATCGGCTGTTACGCGGCGAAGGAAAGCTGAAACGCGATATCCAGCTGTCGGCGTGGCTCATCAGCAACGAGTTGCTGGAGGTGGATCTGCGCTTGGATAGTCGCGTCGAGAGTGCGATGAGCGACGAAGCGGTGTTCTTCGGACCGTATCAGCACAGCGACTTGGAGCGAGTCGTTGGCCCGCAGTTGGACGCAGCGTTCCGGGACGAGACACTGCCTGCTGCGGTGCGTGAGTACGGGATTTCCGAAGCTGCTCGGCGGTGGGGAGATGCCCGAAAGACGCTGCGCTTGTTCCGTCGTGCTGGCGAAGCAGCGACTGAGCGAGAACTGCCGGCGGTGACGCGTGAGTGTATCGACGCGAACCTTGAGGCGACCGACGCCGAGGATGTCAAGCAGAAACTGCTCAATCTACCGTTCAACCACTTCATGGTGATTGCTAGTACCACCCTGGGGAAAGACGAAGACACGGGGGAGATTTACCAACCCGTCACCACGAATCAGATTGCTATGCGAATGCAGAGTGATGATCTCCCGGAAGATGTCCACTTGTCGGACCGGGCGATTCGGGAGGTCATTCGTGACCTGCTGACGATGGGGCTGGTCGAAACATGGATTGAGTCACGCGGGCGTGACGGCCGTGTCAAGCAAATCGAAACAACATTTGATCCGCAATGGATACGGGACATCCTTGGTCGGTATCTCCAAAATACGCCGCACCTGGAACTTGAGACTCTTTTGAACGACAAATAA
- a CDS encoding class I SAM-dependent methyltransferase codes for MNRIVHLRNLYDRYGPIGLVQEAARRPKRLVEVVRGNTNHFYTLENTVYWEDIVTIVPQVVDCSQDEAVAVWEEIRGDTRVEQELTAGLRRTGERPDGLHSNWREFLYVLVRLTEPTCVVETGIYDGLSATYILAALRKNGCGELISIDINNQERLPSDIENVDAGWLVPPYLQGAWTRKFGDAKELLPTVLETETPDVFIHDSLHTAEHMRFEFETATEFMEPGGFLVTDNCRFNNVFRAYVESSFASVAFWPNTEYALSPSKERVDDRFGIGVLQ; via the coding sequence ATGAATCGGATTGTTCATCTCCGAAATCTGTACGACCGTTACGGGCCTATCGGACTCGTTCAAGAGGCAGCACGAAGGCCGAAACGACTGGTCGAGGTCGTTCGGGGAAATACCAACCACTTCTACACGCTCGAGAATACAGTCTACTGGGAAGATATTGTTACGATTGTTCCACAGGTCGTCGACTGTTCGCAAGACGAGGCAGTCGCAGTATGGGAAGAGATACGGGGAGACACCCGGGTTGAGCAAGAGCTCACCGCAGGGCTTAGGCGGACAGGGGAACGCCCTGACGGTTTGCACAGCAACTGGCGTGAGTTCCTCTACGTTCTGGTCCGACTCACCGAGCCAACGTGTGTCGTCGAAACTGGCATTTACGATGGGCTCAGTGCGACATATATCCTCGCTGCGCTGCGTAAAAACGGCTGCGGGGAGCTGATATCAATCGATATCAACAATCAAGAGAGACTTCCGTCGGATATCGAGAACGTTGATGCTGGTTGGCTTGTCCCCCCGTATCTCCAGGGCGCTTGGACGCGAAAGTTCGGAGACGCGAAAGAACTGTTGCCAACGGTTTTAGAAACAGAAACGCCGGACGTATTCATCCACGACTCTTTGCATACTGCCGAACATATGCGGTTCGAGTTCGAAACCGCGACGGAGTTCATGGAACCGGGAGGCTTCCTCGTTACGGACAATTGTCGCTTCAACAATGTGTTCAGAGCGTACGTCGAATCGTCGTTTGCCAGCGTCGCGTTCTGGCCGAACACCGAATACGCACTGTCCCCGTCAAAAGAACGAGTCGACGATCGGTTCGGTATCGGCGTTCTACAGTAG
- a CDS encoding winged helix-turn-helix transcriptional regulator, with amino-acid sequence MGNIDLNDADKKIIAALREGRNLPANLADELGYSRQYIQNRLTRLREHGIVDNIGRGVYELAEEYNGTIN; translated from the coding sequence ATGGGGAATATCGATTTGAATGACGCAGATAAGAAAATCATAGCGGCCCTACGGGAGGGCCGGAACCTACCGGCTAACTTGGCAGATGAACTTGGTTATTCGAGACAGTATATTCAGAATCGGCTAACTCGGCTTAGAGAACACGGGATAGTGGACAACATTGGGAGAGGGGTCTATGAGCTAGCTGAAGAGTACAACGGCACTATCAACTGA
- a CDS encoding GDP-mannose 4,6-dehydratase, with the protein MNIQARLEGRPVFVTGADGFVGSHLTERLLHAGANVHVFVRATSSGELRNIRHLQDDLTIHRGDLRDKHSVSEALKAMREYSDTLVFHLAAQAHVGESWDRPYETIDTNVTGTLNLLQSIVDLDIDIDKFDTAGTSEEYGNVDRQMEDKHEYEEDGRVILSERSPVNPTSVYATSKLAADFLTMNYHDAYGLPGVTTRMFNNYGPRQNPRYITGTIITQALERDIVELGNLTPKRDMCFVEDGVRGHLHVAVEGRPGEEYVYGYGENISMREWANLLLEVGSEEGHWDNPKIVQRENRFRPGDSDVEELLVGYEKLNEETGWEPEVEWREGARRTIEWYANNPEKWGGRVDWR; encoded by the coding sequence ATGAATATCCAGGCACGTCTCGAGGGCCGACCGGTCTTCGTCACTGGGGCAGACGGTTTCGTCGGCTCGCATCTGACCGAGAGGCTGCTCCATGCAGGCGCGAACGTCCATGTGTTCGTCCGCGCCACCTCCAGCGGCGAACTCCGAAATATCCGCCACCTGCAGGATGACCTCACCATTCACCGTGGTGATCTCCGGGATAAACACTCCGTCTCGGAGGCACTAAAAGCGATGCGGGAGTACTCAGACACTCTCGTATTCCACCTCGCCGCCCAGGCCCACGTCGGGGAGTCCTGGGACCGTCCCTACGAGACAATCGATACGAACGTCACTGGCACGCTAAACCTCCTCCAATCAATCGTCGATCTTGATATCGATATCGACAAGTTCGACACTGCAGGAACGTCCGAGGAATACGGTAACGTCGACCGACAGATGGAGGACAAGCATGAGTACGAAGAGGATGGTCGCGTCATCCTCAGTGAACGGTCCCCAGTCAACCCGACCTCAGTCTACGCCACCTCAAAGCTTGCGGCGGACTTCCTCACAATGAACTATCATGACGCCTACGGACTCCCCGGCGTCACGACCAGAATGTTCAACAACTACGGACCAAGGCAGAACCCCCGCTACATCACAGGAACAATCATTACCCAAGCACTCGAGCGCGATATCGTCGAACTCGGTAATCTCACGCCGAAGCGTGACATGTGTTTCGTCGAAGATGGAGTTCGCGGTCACCTCCACGTTGCTGTTGAAGGACGGCCTGGCGAAGAGTACGTTTACGGATACGGCGAGAACATCTCCATGCGCGAGTGGGCAAACCTGCTGCTGGAGGTCGGCAGCGAGGAAGGCCATTGGGATAACCCTAAAATCGTCCAGCGAGAGAATCGCTTCCGGCCCGGCGACAGCGACGTCGAAGAGTTGCTCGTCGGCTACGAGAAACTTAACGAAGAAACCGGTTGGGAACCCGAGGTCGAGTGGCGCGAAGGTGCACGCCGGACGATCGAATGGTACGCGAACAATCCTGAAAAGTGGGGCGGGCGCGTTGATTGGCGATGA